ACGACAGCGAACCAGACCAGTGGGAACGCGAGCCGCGGATCGCGTCGCGCCGCGCCGTCGCGCACCGCCGTCGCGAGCGCGGCGAGAACGAACGGCGTCCACGGCAGCAGGCCGGCGAGGAGGGTCGGAAAGTAGTAGTAGAAGGAGTGGGAGTGGCCGCTTTTCATCTGGGTCGCCCCGAGGAAGCGGAACACGTTTTCCTTGAGCACCTGCTTGCGGACGAAGGAGTCCCCGCCGAGCCCTACCGCGAGCGCGTACCAGCCGCCGACGATCGCGGCGATGACGAGCGCGCCGAGGACGGGGCGGTAGTGGGGCGCGAGCCGCCACTCGCCGCGCAGGAACAGGACGACCGCCAACACGAGTCCGGGCAGCACGAAGCCGACCGGTCCCTTCGTGAGAGCGGCGCAGGCGAGCGCGGCGTACGCGGTGACGGCGGCTCCGACGCTGAGGCCTCCCGCCGTCACGGCGCGCTGGAAGAGCAGCGTGCCGATCGTCATGAGGGCCGTGAGCGTGCCGTCCACGCGGGCCGTCGACGCGGCACGCAGCCATTCGAAGGACGTGGCCAAGACCACCATCGCCGCGAGCCCGCCGACCGGACCGAACGCGTCGCGCGCCACGACGCCCACCGCGAGCACCGCCGCCGTGCACAGGACGATCGAGGGCAGCCGGACCGTCCACTCGCTCGCGCTCCCCGCGAGTGCCGACGCCCCCGCGCCGAGCCAATGGAAGAAGGGAGGCTTCGACGCGATCGTCCATCCGTTCGCCGAGGCGCGCTTCGGGAGCAGCCAATCGCCTTCGTCCAGCATGTTGCGAACGACGAGGGCCTCCCGGGGTTCGCCCTTCGTGAAGAACGGCGTCAACACGGCGGGCGGAACGTACAGCACCACGCACAGCAAGACGCCGGCGAGAGCGCTCCCGAAGCGAGTCGACAGCCAGGTCACGCCAACTCTTTGCCCTGCATCGGGGGCGGGGTCCATCCGGGTGCCGCCATGCGCACCGGCGCGACGATCGGGTTCGGTGGCGCAATACATTGGGGTCGGCGCGGAGCTGACACCCAACAATTTGTGTAGCTCCGGTGAGGGGTTGGCGTATGGATCCGGGCCTGATCGGCAGTTGATATTTCCGGCGAGGTTCCTTAACATTTGCCGCGCTGTGGTGGACACGAGGTGGTGGGGCGGACGATGTGTGCGACGCGCTGATGAATTGTGCGACTCGCACTGCACGCAGGCGAGTCGATCGTCGGCGCGTCCCGTCCCCGCACGAACGCACGCGCGTCGAAGCGTGCCCACAGCCGGACGGCACGACGCGTCGGCCGACTGGCAGCGATGAGGTCTGCATCAGAGACGTCTATGCGGTGTGGAGGAAGCGGTACGGGTGAGTGGAACAGCGTTGGTGAAGCGGACACACGCGAAGTGGGCATGCGTCAGTGACGCTCTCGCAGAAGCGAACAACCCTAGGAGGTAAGGAGATGAGGAAGCGAACAGTAGGATGTTGGGTGGCGACGGCGGCGGTCGTGGTCGGAAGTCTCTCGTTCACTGTGCCCGCAGGGGCCGAGGGTGGTCTCACCTTGGAGGAGCGTCTCGAGCGCCTCGAGCGCAAGGGCGAGCAGCCCGCGGGCTGCTGTGACACCTCGGAGCTGCAGCGGCGGCTCGACCAGATCGAGGCACACATCAAGAATCTGCCGTTCGGCATCAAGCTCGGCGGCGGTATCGCGACCTCGTACAAGTACGATCTGAACGATC
The sequence above is drawn from the Deltaproteobacteria bacterium genome and encodes:
- a CDS encoding glycosyltransferase family 39 protein, with protein sequence MTWLSTRFGSALAGVLLCVVLYVPPAVLTPFFTKGEPREALVVRNMLDEGDWLLPKRASANGWTIASKPPFFHWLGAGASALAGSASEWTVRLPSIVLCTAAVLAVGVVARDAFGPVGGLAAMVVLATSFEWLRAASTARVDGTLTALMTIGTLLFQRAVTAGGLSVGAAVTAYAALACAALTKGPVGFVLPGLVLAVVLFLRGEWRLAPHYRPVLGALVIAAIVGGWYALAVGLGGDSFVRKQVLKENVFRFLGATQMKSGHSHSFYYYFPTLLAGLLPWTPFVLAALATAVRDGAARRDPRLAFPLVWFAVV